The window GGCTGAACGGGGAGCAGCGGAGCAGGATGGGAAACCTGGTTCGGTACTCCTCGGTGAAGTCAAAGTAGGCGGTCATGTAGCTCTTGATGTTATCAAGACCGGTCAGTTCATCGTTAAGAGAGGCCTGGAGCCTGGCGATGATACGATCCGCCATGTCAAACCCTGATGCGAGAAACAACTCCTGCTTACTGCCGAAGTAGTGGGAGACCAGACCAAAGGAGACATCGGCGCGGCTTGCAACGTCTTTGACCGTTGCTCCGGTGAAACCCAGCTCCCCAAAAGCTTCCTGAGCAGCTGTGAGTATTGCTTCCTTTTTTGTCATAGTACTTCCTTTTTTCCCTGCGTTCAGGGTTAGATTGATCGTGCAATCAATCCGTTGATTCAGGTATAGATTGATCGTGCAATCAAAGTCAAGCGATTTCGGAAAGAACGCGTTATAATTTCCGATTTTAACGCATAATATGTTTAAATCATTAAACTAATAAATTTGAGTTTTATCGCGTTCGGGGGTTTAGTTAACTGTATATGGTCTAACTGTCCATAACATTATTGTAGAACGCATTGGGAGTGTTGGTGTCTCGGCAGCGGTAAATGTAGGGAATCGCGAGGTGGCCGTGTGAGAAATTCAAGTGCGTGTTTGAATGCAGAAAATAGATAACTGCCTAGTTTGTAAACGAATTTGATGGAACATTGATTAATTCTGCGTGCATCGCCTGAATGCATAAAAAAAGGGCGGGAAGCATCTAGCTTCCCGCCCTTGTCGGCTACAATTGTGTAGGGCAGTTAGCCCATCTTTTTCTTCACCTTGGCCCAGGTGTCGCGGAGCGTGGTGGTACGGTTGAATACCCACTTCTCTCCGGCTACGTGATCCTTGCTGTCAGCGCAGAAGTAACCGGTGCGTTCAAACTGGAAGTTGGTGCCGGGAGCCATGTCGGCCATGGCAGGCTCGACGTAGCACTCGGAGAGCACTTCCAGGGAATGGGGATCAACGTAGTCTACGAAGGTCTTGCCTTCTTCTGGTGCGTTAGGATTCTCGCAGGTGAAGAGGTTGGAGTAGTTGCGAACCTCGGCCTTGAGGCCCTTGGCAGCGGAGACCCAGTGCATGGTGCCCTTGACCTTGCGGCCGCCTTCAATCCAGCCGCCCTTGGACTCGGGGTCATAGGTGGCGCGGATCTCGGTAACGTTGCCGTCAGCGTCGGTCTCGAAGCCGGTGCACTTTACGTAGTAGGCGCCGCGCAGACGGACCTCGCGGTCCGGGCCCATGCGGAAGAATTTCTTGGGCGGGTCGATCATGAAGTCGTCGCGCTCAATCCATACTTCACGGGTGAAGGGCACGGTGCGGGTGCCATAGGACTCGTCCTCGGGGTTGAGGCCGATTTCAAACT of the Pseudodesulfovibrio sp. zrk46 genome contains:
- a CDS encoding TetR/AcrR family transcriptional regulator — encoded protein: MTKKEAILTAAQEAFGELGFTGATVKDVASRADVSFGLVSHYFGSKQELFLASGFDMADRIIARLQASLNDELTGLDNIKSYMTAYFDFTEEYRTRFPILLRCSPFSHMEPGVDAAKVAVKFRTFIELLEQCVSKGIADGTIRELPIKQTALIIYGNIVGSVRTSLLTPYQSEGLHEETICHVERSLTNSQS